CTCGCCGTCGAGCCCGGAGCGGGCGGCCCGCCAGGCGGCGGCGCGCAGCAGTCCGATGCCGTGGTGCGCGGGCGGGCGGCCCTCCCGCCAGTGCCGCGCGGCCGTGTCCACGAGGGCGCGGGCGAGCGTCGCGACGAGGACGGTCGTGGAGGCGTCGAGGCAGACGTCGGCGGCGCGGATCTCGACGGTCGGGTAGTGCCGGGAGAGCCGGGCGTCGAAGTAGAGCATCCCCTCGTCCTGGAGGACGCCGGTGGCGAGCAGCTCGCGCGCCCGCTCGTGGTACCGGTCGGCGGAGCCGAACAGCTCCACCGGCCCGACGGACGGCCAACGGCCCCACACCCGGCTGCGGTAGCTGTGGTACTCGGTGTCCTTGCCGTGCCAGAACGGGGAGTTGGCGCTCAGCGCGACCAGCACCGACAGCCAGGGCCGTATCCGGTCGAGAACGGCCACGCCCTCCTCGTCGGAGGCGACCGACACATGGACGTGGCACCCGCAGGTGAGCTGCTCCAGGGCGGTCAGCCCGTAGTGCTCCTGTATCCACCGGTAGCGTTTGCCCTCGGTGACGGCGGGCCCGACCGGCAGGGGCGAGGTGGCCAGCGCCACGACGGCGGCGCCCGCCTCGGCGGCGAGCCGGGCCGCACCGGCGCGGCACCGCTCGATCTCGGCGGCCACCTCGCCCATCACGGTCCGGGGCTCCGTCCCGAACTCCAGCTGCTGGCCGTGTAGTTCCTTGGTGTAGGCGTGGCCCTGCCCCTGGTGGTGCCGGGCGGCGACGGCCAGCACCTCCTCGGAGAGAGCGCGCGGCTCCCCCGATCGCGGGTCCACGAGGAGGAGCTCCTCCTCCACTCCGACACTGCGCAAAAGAACCCGCCTTTCCGATCGCATCCTTGAGCGGACCATGACGGAACTGCCGGACTTGCCGAACGTGCTGGGTCGTCCATCATCCCCGGTGCGGCGGGCGGACGCACCGCCCGGGAAGCCCCTCACGGGTATCTGGCCAGTTCCCGCCGCCCCCGGCCAAAACAACGGTGCCGACACCTCTCCGCAGCGCACTCCGAGCCCCGTCGGCCACCTGCAGCCCCACCCGGCCGCCCCGGACCCCACACCCACCGCGCGCCCGCCGACCGTCACCCGGGGACACAGGGCGTCAATCGCACTAGTACAGAAACTGTTTGCGGCTAGTGCGAAGCCGGGATAGATTCCCCGTCATGTCTGCCTCAGCTCCCCTGCCCGTCACGCTCGTCGGCCCCCACGTACGCCTGGAGCCGTTGTCGATGGACCATCTCGACGATCTGTTCGCGGCGGGAGGCCGCGACGAGGAGGTGTGGAGGTGGCTGGGAGGGCCGGCGCCCCGGACACGCGAGGAGCTGCGCGGCAAGCTCGCCGAGCTGCTGGAGCACGCCGGGCGCGGTGAGTACGTCGCCTTCGCGGTCATCCACCTCGCGAGCGGCCGGGCCGTCGGCTGGACCACGTACATGGACATCGACGTGGCCGACGAGCGGCTGGAAATCGGCTCGACGTGGTACGGGCGCGCGTACTGGCGCACCGCGGTCAACACCGCGTCGAAGCTGCTGCTCCTCACCCACGCGTTCGAGGACCTGGGCATGGGGCGCGTGCAGTTGAAGACCGACCATCTCAATCACCGCTCGCAGGCGGCCATCGCGCGGCTCGGCGCGCGGCGCGAAGGGGTCCTGCGCCGCCATCGCAGGCGGCCGGACGGCACCTGGCGCGACTCGGTGTACT
This genomic window from Streptomyces thermolilacinus SPC6 contains:
- a CDS encoding GNAT family N-acetyltransferase: MSASAPLPVTLVGPHVRLEPLSMDHLDDLFAAGGRDEEVWRWLGGPAPRTREELRGKLAELLEHAGRGEYVAFAVIHLASGRAVGWTTYMDIDVADERLEIGSTWYGRAYWRTAVNTASKLLLLTHAFEDLGMGRVQLKTDHLNHRSQAAIARLGARREGVLRRHRRRPDGTWRDSVYFSILASEWPAAKERLAARLDGPGHGG
- a CDS encoding glutamate--cysteine ligase is translated as MRSVGVEEELLLVDPRSGEPRALSEEVLAVAARHHQGQGHAYTKELHGQQLEFGTEPRTVMGEVAAEIERCRAGAARLAAEAGAAVVALATSPLPVGPAVTEGKRYRWIQEHYGLTALEQLTCGCHVHVSVASDEEGVAVLDRIRPWLSVLVALSANSPFWHGKDTEYHSYRSRVWGRWPSVGPVELFGSADRYHERARELLATGVLQDEGMLYFDARLSRHYPTVEIRAADVCLDASTTVLVATLARALVDTAARHWREGRPPAHHGIGLLRAAAWRAARSGLDGELVHPRTMRPAPAERVVQALFQHVEEALDENGDHAHASKALDDLVSGGNGARVQRRLLRRHGTLGAVVAECVRRTQEGVR